Proteins encoded by one window of Paenibacillus urinalis:
- a CDS encoding MmcQ/YjbR family DNA-binding protein: protein MIKEEIISHCLTYNDVYKNQPFDDKWTVIRHKRNKKIFAMIFKLDRNLCLNLKCEPNKADLLRTIYDDVKPGYHMNKTHWNTIILDRNMKEDDIFEMVHHSFELTKPKSNKQT, encoded by the coding sequence ATGATTAAGGAGGAAATAATCTCCCATTGCTTAACCTACAATGATGTTTATAAAAACCAACCTTTTGATGACAAATGGACCGTTATACGTCACAAAAGGAATAAGAAGATATTTGCAATGATCTTTAAACTAGACAGAAATCTTTGCTTAAACCTCAAGTGTGAACCAAACAAAGCTGATTTGCTGCGTACTATTTATGATGATGTTAAACCTGGTTATCACATGAACAAAACTCATTGGAATACGATTATTTTGGATCGTAATATGAAAGAGGATGATATCTTCGAGATGGTGCATCATAGCTTTGAACTTACGAAGCCCAAGTCAAATAAACAGACGTAG
- a CDS encoding NAD(P)H-dependent flavin oxidoreductase translates to MNNRICEILNIEKPIIQGPMSWVTNAEFVAAVSNAGGLGFLGPNAGQADITRSPEISTERMRIEIQKIKSLTDKPFGVPLIINRDLAYTWPLLETVINEKVPVVLVNDVLDERIFKPLKENNIKIIYRPLTPTIENAKAAEEFGIDVYVATGFDEGGTVPERVIGTFSIVPMIVDAINTPVLAAGGIGDVRGVRAAFALGAEGVFAGSVFIPTIENPAAENVKQMIVDATAEDLLMFRTLPAYYRSLPTKLANKLVEMDKQGATREETAKLMRGSIGMRIGMLEGNTDDGYISIGTGITPIREIRTVKEVIDSLMQDFN, encoded by the coding sequence GTGAATAATAGAATATGCGAAATATTAAACATAGAGAAACCGATTATACAGGGCCCTATGTCTTGGGTTACTAATGCCGAATTTGTTGCAGCGGTAAGCAATGCTGGTGGATTAGGGTTTCTAGGTCCAAATGCCGGGCAGGCTGATATCACTCGTTCACCTGAAATAAGTACAGAAAGAATGAGAATTGAAATACAAAAAATAAAATCTTTAACAGATAAGCCATTTGGAGTACCCCTGATTATAAATCGTGATTTAGCTTACACGTGGCCCTTATTGGAAACAGTTATTAATGAGAAAGTTCCGGTTGTTCTTGTGAACGATGTATTGGATGAAAGAATCTTTAAGCCGTTAAAAGAAAATAATATTAAAATTATTTATAGACCCCTTACTCCTACTATTGAGAATGCAAAAGCAGCAGAGGAATTTGGAATAGATGTTTATGTAGCAACTGGATTTGATGAAGGTGGTACAGTTCCGGAACGAGTTATCGGCACATTTTCGATTGTTCCAATGATTGTAGATGCTATAAATACTCCTGTATTGGCAGCAGGTGGTATTGGTGATGTCAGAGGAGTGCGTGCTGCATTTGCCTTAGGTGCGGAAGGTGTGTTTGCTGGTAGTGTTTTTATTCCAACAATAGAGAATCCAGCAGCAGAAAACGTCAAACAAATGATAGTAGATGCTACAGCAGAAGACCTACTAATGTTCCGTACGTTACCAGCTTACTACCGTTCTTTACCTACTAAATTAGCGAATAAACTTGTTGAAATGGATAAACAAGGGGCTACTCGTGAAGAAACAGCAAAATTGATGCGTGGATCAATTGGAATGCGTATCGGCATGTTAGAAGGTAATACTGACGATGGATACATTTCTATAGGTACTGGAATTACGCCAATTAGAGAAATCAGGACTGTAAAAGAAGTGATTGATTCTTTGATGCAAGACTTTAATTAG
- a CDS encoding ABC transporter permease subunit codes for MNWSQIRAIAQKDIKAITSNVQVLIGIIILPLVFGVLLPGGLIFAMKLVNIVDSDLVNMVQKVVTQLPTGDKKELITQLPTINHQIIYIFVNYMLGPFFMLIPVLNSLMIALNSLVGEKERRTLESLLFAPIEVKDLFMGKLVGTFIPTFIVTLASFVLCGIIINGLSYTMFDGLIFPNLSWGIILLWVTPMFTGLVILISIFISARSKGFQEAQQLGGVVVLPIVGAAISQITGIVFLSSQILLVTGLMLFIINILLLRRLTKMNQRNVLFERQVH; via the coding sequence ATGAATTGGAGTCAGATTAGAGCCATCGCTCAGAAGGATATAAAGGCCATCACAAGCAACGTACAAGTATTGATCGGGATTATAATACTTCCACTTGTGTTCGGCGTACTGTTACCAGGAGGGTTAATCTTCGCAATGAAATTGGTGAACATTGTCGATTCTGATTTAGTCAACATGGTACAGAAGGTCGTTACGCAGCTGCCTACAGGAGACAAGAAGGAGTTAATTACGCAGCTGCCTACAATTAACCACCAAATCATCTACATTTTCGTCAACTACATGCTTGGACCATTCTTCATGCTCATCCCAGTGCTGAATTCTTTAATGATCGCACTGAACAGTCTTGTCGGAGAGAAGGAGCGCAGAACGCTAGAAAGCCTACTGTTCGCTCCGATCGAGGTGAAAGACCTGTTCATGGGCAAATTAGTCGGGACCTTCATCCCCACCTTCATCGTCACACTGGCCAGCTTTGTTCTGTGCGGTATTATCATCAACGGGCTGTCATACACCATGTTCGACGGTCTGATCTTCCCGAATCTATCCTGGGGTATTATCCTGCTGTGGGTGACGCCGATGTTTACCGGATTAGTTATCCTGATCAGCATCTTTATCTCCGCGCGTTCCAAAGGGTTCCAAGAAGCACAGCAATTAGGAGGAGTCGTCGTACTGCCCATCGTCGGAGCTGCGATCTCCCAAATTACGGGGATCGTGTTCCTAAGTTCACAGATCCTGCTTGTCACTGGTTTGATGCTGTTCATTATCAATATCCTTTTATTGCGCCGGCTAACAAAAATGAATCAACGGAATGTGTTATTTGAGCGTCAGGTTCATTAA
- a CDS encoding lytic polysaccharide monooxygenase produces the protein MISKMFNTLNLNAGVKRKKVLQAASLLVCGVIGSMLFVDQVSAHGYIHSSRAALCKEQKNTSCGPVQYEPQSVEGLGGFPASGPADGHIAGGGVFPQLDEQSATRWSKVKMHGGKNTINWTLTAQHATKEWKYYITKKDWDPNKPLARSDFELIQTFNDGGAKPSSSVSHQINLPTDRSGYHVILGVWEIADTANAFYQVVDVNLINDTNGTPDSQDTTAPGAPTAVTSPVQTTNTVELRWNAASDNVGVHHYELYRNGVKVQTVTGTSVVDTGLEANTSYTYTVKAVDTAGNVSEESTAITVTTKPIPAKDTTAPTAPSSLHTMGLTTSTIDLMWNASMDNVGVKHYEIYRNGVKVQTVSGTTATDSGLQPNTEYTYVVKAVDAAGNVSEPSNTITLKTKEQQAGELSEWDPAQVYASGDLVVFQGNEYEAKWWTQGNQPDNSDAWKLLSSITPVWNASKSYFDGDRVLYEGVTYQAKWWTQGNVPSQLGVWQIVQ, from the coding sequence ATGATTAGCAAAATGTTTAACACTTTAAACTTAAATGCAGGGGTTAAGAGGAAAAAGGTACTGCAAGCAGCATCGTTACTCGTATGTGGAGTCATTGGATCAATGTTGTTCGTTGACCAAGTATCTGCTCATGGTTACATTCACTCTAGTCGTGCGGCTCTATGTAAGGAGCAGAAGAACACAAGCTGCGGACCCGTGCAATACGAACCGCAAAGTGTGGAAGGTCTAGGTGGCTTCCCGGCGAGTGGACCTGCTGATGGCCATATCGCAGGTGGTGGTGTGTTCCCACAGCTTGATGAGCAGTCAGCTACTCGCTGGAGTAAAGTAAAGATGCATGGCGGGAAGAACACCATAAATTGGACATTAACTGCCCAACACGCAACAAAAGAATGGAAGTATTACATAACCAAGAAGGACTGGGACCCAAATAAGCCTTTAGCTCGCTCTGATTTTGAGCTTATTCAGACGTTTAACGATGGTGGAGCCAAGCCTTCAAGCTCGGTTTCGCATCAAATTAACTTGCCGACAGATCGCAGCGGCTATCATGTGATTCTGGGTGTATGGGAAATTGCGGATACCGCAAATGCCTTTTATCAGGTAGTGGATGTGAATTTGATTAACGATACGAACGGAACTCCAGATTCACAGGACACAACGGCACCAGGGGCCCCTACTGCCGTGACATCTCCTGTACAAACGACGAACACGGTTGAACTGCGCTGGAACGCAGCTTCCGATAACGTAGGTGTTCATCATTATGAGTTGTATCGCAATGGTGTAAAGGTACAGACGGTAACAGGTACTTCCGTTGTTGATACAGGACTGGAAGCAAATACCTCTTATACGTATACGGTAAAGGCTGTGGATACGGCAGGCAATGTTTCCGAGGAAAGCACTGCAATCACAGTGACAACCAAGCCAATCCCAGCTAAAGATACAACGGCCCCAACTGCCCCATCCTCCTTGCACACGATGGGACTGACGACCTCTACGATTGATCTCATGTGGAACGCCTCTATGGATAATGTAGGGGTGAAGCACTATGAAATCTATCGTAATGGGGTTAAAGTTCAGACCGTATCAGGTACAACGGCAACAGACAGCGGGTTGCAGCCGAACACAGAGTACACATACGTTGTGAAGGCAGTTGATGCGGCAGGCAATGTATCGGAACCGAGCAATACTATTACATTGAAAACAAAAGAACAACAAGCCGGAGAATTATCAGAGTGGGATCCTGCACAAGTGTATGCAAGCGGTGACCTTGTTGTGTTCCAAGGCAATGAATATGAAGCGAAATGGTGGACGCAAGGCAATCAACCTGATAATTCGGATGCATGGAAGCTGCTCAGCAGCATAACGCCAGTATGGAATGCGAGCAAATCTTACTTTGATGGAGATCGTGTCCTATATGAAGGCGTTACATACCAAGCGAAATGGTGGACGCAAGGCAATGTGCCTAGTCAACTAGGTGTTTGGCAGATTGTACAATAA
- a CDS encoding MarR family winged helix-turn-helix transcriptional regulator, with protein sequence MKVSVDCDIRMSLDKVSSQMRRDYSESLRELNLYVGQDNLLSRLWSGDGITQMQLCEHLKCEPPTVTNMVKSLEQNGFIHRKRDKEDARVMRIYLTDKGKELEEPVGIKWKQQQEKLLHLMSAEERLILRDLLKRMEKNLY encoded by the coding sequence ATGAAGGTTAGTGTAGACTGTGATATTCGTATGTCCTTGGATAAAGTTTCTTCCCAAATGCGGCGGGATTATAGTGAGAGTCTTAGAGAACTTAATCTTTATGTAGGCCAGGATAATTTACTCTCACGCTTATGGTCGGGTGATGGAATAACACAAATGCAGCTGTGTGAACATTTAAAATGCGAACCGCCTACAGTAACAAATATGGTTAAATCTCTAGAGCAGAATGGTTTCATACACCGTAAACGTGATAAAGAAGATGCAAGGGTGATGCGAATTTATTTAACGGACAAAGGTAAAGAATTAGAAGAACCCGTTGGAATTAAATGGAAACAGCAGCAAGAGAAATTACTTCATTTAATGTCTGCTGAAGAACGCTTAATACTAAGGGATCTTTTAAAGCGTATGGAGAAAAACTTATACTAA
- a CDS encoding MaoC family dehydratase, translated as MRFGEFYIGQEFKTKSLRLSKDDIIRFASEFDPQYMHLNEDKANQGRFNGIIASGIQTLAVSFKLWVETGNYGDEVIAGTAMNNIKFIKPVYPGDELYTLVKVTELREKRNETGLVTVLLTTFNEKEEVVFEGELTVLIRK; from the coding sequence ATGCGGTTTGGAGAATTTTATATAGGACAAGAATTTAAAACCAAGTCATTGAGATTGTCCAAGGATGATATCATCAGATTTGCGTCTGAATTCGATCCCCAATATATGCACTTGAACGAGGACAAAGCGAACCAAGGAAGATTCAATGGAATTATAGCATCAGGAATTCAAACTCTGGCTGTTTCGTTTAAACTCTGGGTTGAAACAGGTAATTATGGTGATGAAGTCATTGCCGGAACTGCTATGAATAATATCAAGTTTATAAAACCTGTTTATCCGGGGGACGAATTATATACTCTTGTGAAGGTCACTGAACTGAGGGAAAAACGCAATGAAACAGGATTAGTAACTGTTTTACTAACAACGTTTAATGAGAAAGAGGAGGTCGTTTTTGAAGGAGAACTGACCGTTCTAATAAGAAAATAA
- a CDS encoding glycoside hydrolase family 88/105 protein: MKLNIPNSTADLRQIADRVVDYTFGMDLTWDWPGGVAFYGVSRAFEVTGEQVYLERMADWVDEYLEAGLPRWTVNTCAMGHMLITLYEQTNDQKYLDLILSKVDYLENKALRFGDGVLQHTVSSKNDFPEQCWADTLFMAAYFMLRVGVKLKEKRLVDDALHQYFWHINYLQDEDNSLWYHGYNHINQDHMSGIHWARANAWAAYTMSRAARGVPEGYLYPPMMHIWSSLRDQLAAIKKLQKEDGLWGTVLDYPEAYGEVSATSGIAAAMVMQDNPLHAKYVRKALDGVLANISANGRVMNVSGGTAVMNDIEGYLRIDRKWAQGWGQGLGLAFLAAVIEMVESQEEGLTTQEGLNLSPNEVEKEKEIEAK, translated from the coding sequence ATGAAATTAAATATTCCTAACTCTACTGCCGATTTAAGACAAATAGCTGATCGTGTGGTGGATTACACATTTGGCATGGATTTAACTTGGGACTGGCCTGGTGGGGTTGCCTTCTACGGCGTAAGCCGAGCATTTGAAGTCACTGGTGAGCAGGTCTACTTGGAACGAATGGCGGATTGGGTTGATGAATATCTGGAAGCAGGTCTTCCGCGATGGACGGTAAACACGTGCGCTATGGGGCATATGTTAATTACGCTGTATGAGCAGACAAATGACCAGAAGTACCTCGATCTTATTCTCAGCAAGGTGGATTACTTGGAAAACAAGGCGCTGCGTTTCGGGGATGGTGTGCTTCAGCATACCGTATCTTCAAAAAATGATTTTCCAGAGCAATGCTGGGCAGACACACTATTTATGGCCGCTTATTTTATGCTTCGTGTTGGCGTCAAGCTGAAGGAGAAGCGATTAGTTGACGATGCTCTGCATCAGTATTTCTGGCATATCAACTATCTGCAGGATGAGGATAATAGTCTATGGTATCACGGCTACAATCATATTAATCAGGACCATATGTCAGGAATTCATTGGGCGCGTGCCAACGCTTGGGCTGCTTACACAATGTCTCGTGCAGCAAGAGGGGTGCCTGAAGGTTATCTATATCCTCCAATGATGCATATCTGGAGTTCACTTCGAGATCAGCTTGCGGCAATTAAAAAGCTGCAGAAGGAGGACGGACTCTGGGGAACTGTACTTGATTACCCGGAGGCGTATGGTGAAGTATCCGCCACGTCGGGTATCGCTGCCGCCATGGTAATGCAAGACAATCCGCTTCATGCGAAGTACGTTCGAAAGGCTTTAGACGGCGTCCTTGCCAACATCTCCGCGAACGGACGAGTAATGAACGTTTCTGGTGGAACAGCCGTTATGAACGACATTGAAGGGTATCTGCGCATTGATCGGAAATGGGCACAAGGCTGGGGGCAAGGGCTGGGTCTCGCTTTCCTAGCGGCAGTTATTGAGATGGTTGAATCACAGGAGGAAGGCTTAACGACTCAGGAAGGATTGAATCTAAGTCCGAATGAGGTAGAGAAAGAGAAGGAAATTGAAGCAAAGTGA
- a CDS encoding nucleotidyltransferase family protein, with protein sequence MHCQSIWNYVCGLPVNYGIHDIDFVYFDSDLSYDKECEVIDKVNQRFGDLPIRLDIKNQSRVHLWYENHFGYPIDPYSSLEEAINTWPTTATAIGMRKDENGEWSIYAPFGLNDLFSLIVRANKSQITKEIYEEKADRWKGKWPALTIIPWD encoded by the coding sequence ATGCATTGCCAAAGCATTTGGAACTATGTATGTGGGTTACCTGTAAATTATGGGATCCATGATATTGATTTTGTTTATTTCGATTCTGATCTTTCATATGATAAGGAATGCGAGGTCATCGATAAGGTGAACCAAAGGTTCGGAGATCTTCCTATAAGACTTGATATAAAAAATCAATCACGTGTCCATTTATGGTATGAGAACCATTTTGGGTATCCAATAGATCCATATTCTTCGCTTGAAGAAGCCATAAACACTTGGCCCACAACTGCTACAGCGATCGGGATGAGAAAAGATGAGAATGGAGAATGGAGCATATATGCTCCGTTCGGTTTGAATGATCTATTCTCTTTAATTGTAAGAGCGAATAAATCCCAAATCACAAAAGAGATTTATGAGGAAAAAGCAGATAGATGGAAGGGAAAATGGCCAGCCCTTACTATTATCCCTTGGGATTAA